In the Abditibacteriota bacterium genome, one interval contains:
- a CDS encoding DUF1559 domain-containing protein encodes MNTRNKFMHEGFTLIELLTVIAIIAILSAIIFPIMKSVSEQTDRTACTSNMKEIGVALSMYHADNGRYPAGLAPDVEYDGDGNPKGITGSKTNLFANDYLANTEAFHCPSDVRFEDKYEVVKLADRDVYAYSSYEVYINDASSYDNVGTDNVVCYNAGSNPVKQYALSWTNDKDAAGTDYARQLKWKNPPSSTVVCWCMNHADYPYAQDGSASGKSLVLFLDGHVDLFNDVSIVAGNTWKVKPIKE; translated from the coding sequence ATGAATACGAGAAACAAATTCATGCATGAAGGCTTTACTCTCATCGAGCTGCTTACGGTCATAGCCATAATTGCTATATTGTCCGCTATCATTTTCCCGATCATGAAGAGCGTGTCCGAGCAGACGGATCGCACCGCCTGCACCTCCAATATGAAGGAGATAGGGGTGGCTCTCTCCATGTATCACGCCGACAACGGCCGCTATCCGGCCGGACTGGCTCCCGACGTGGAGTATGACGGCGACGGCAATCCCAAGGGCATCACAGGCTCCAAGACCAACCTGTTCGCCAATGACTATCTGGCCAACACCGAAGCTTTTCATTGCCCCTCCGACGTCCGTTTTGAGGACAAGTATGAAGTTGTTAAGCTCGCCGACAGGGACGTGTACGCCTATTCGTCCTACGAGGTGTATATCAACGACGCCTCCTCCTATGACAACGTAGGCACCGACAACGTGGTCTGCTACAACGCAGGCAGCAACCCCGTGAAGCAGTACGCCCTGTCCTGGACCAATGACAAGGACGCCGCCGGCACCGATTATGCCAGGCAGCTCAAATGGAAGAACCCTCCTTCAAGCACCGTGGTCTGCTGGTGCATGAATCATGCCGATTACCCTTACGCTCAGGACGGCTCCGCCTCCGGCAAGTCGCTGGTGCTGTTCCTGGACGGTCACGTAGATCTGTTTAACGACGTATCCATAGTGGCAGGCAACACCTGGAAAGTAAAGCCCATCAAAGAATAG
- a CDS encoding type II secretion system F family protein, with product MPSFSYTIKDEEEKILEGTAEADSEDILRTRLSEQGFTVLEIKQTKTTTGARKVYGGVKAKDLSIMCRQFSVMIDAGVSLVRSLNVLSQQVSNPKLKIVLEDVKLDVEAGNQLYKALSKYPAIFDRLFVGLIKAGEVGGNLEESLHRLSEFLESDVKLKNKIKSAMTYPTVVMVAAITIVLVLMTFVIPQFLSMFEDLGVKELPPTTQFLKDFSDFLLQKWYLLIGIVACAVGLWKWIASTKLGNRCIDWGKLKVPVFGDLTLKVAISRFARTLATLLSSGVPILQAMETVAGTVSNEIISDAIFDAREAIREGEGIAPPLERSKLFPPMVVHMIAIGQESGALDPMLLKVADFYEDEVDNMVASLTSALEPLLIIFLGGIVGFIVISVFMPIINITQTLSGDGAAE from the coding sequence ATGCCCAGTTTTTCGTATACCATCAAGGACGAAGAAGAAAAGATCCTGGAAGGCACAGCCGAAGCCGACAGTGAAGATATTCTCCGCACCCGTCTTTCCGAACAGGGCTTTACCGTTCTCGAGATAAAGCAAACCAAGACCACCACCGGCGCCCGCAAGGTGTACGGCGGCGTCAAGGCCAAGGACCTGTCCATCATGTGCAGACAGTTCTCCGTTATGATCGACGCCGGCGTGTCCCTGGTCCGCAGCCTGAACGTTCTCAGTCAGCAGGTGTCCAACCCCAAGCTGAAGATAGTGCTGGAGGACGTGAAGCTGGACGTGGAGGCTGGTAATCAGCTCTACAAGGCTCTGTCAAAGTATCCCGCCATATTCGACAGACTGTTCGTCGGTCTGATCAAGGCCGGCGAGGTCGGCGGTAACCTGGAAGAGTCCCTGCACAGACTGTCGGAGTTCCTGGAGTCCGACGTGAAGCTCAAGAACAAGATCAAGTCCGCTATGACCTATCCTACGGTAGTTATGGTGGCGGCCATCACCATCGTGCTGGTGCTGATGACCTTTGTCATCCCTCAGTTTTTGAGCATGTTTGAGGACCTGGGCGTCAAGGAGCTCCCTCCCACCACCCAGTTCCTGAAGGACTTTTCCGACTTCCTGCTGCAGAAGTGGTATCTGCTCATAGGCATCGTGGCCTGCGCCGTGGGTCTGTGGAAGTGGATCGCCTCCACCAAACTGGGCAACAGGTGTATCGACTGGGGCAAGCTGAAGGTGCCCGTGTTCGGCGATCTGACCCTGAAGGTGGCTATCAGCCGTTTTGCCAGAACCCTGGCTACCCTCCTCTCCTCCGGCGTGCCCATTCTGCAAGCCATGGAGACCGTGGCCGGCACCGTGTCCAACGAGATCATCTCCGACGCCATCTTTGACGCCAGAGAAGCCATCCGCGAAGGTGAGGGCATCGCTCCTCCTCTGGAGCGCAGCAAGCTGTTTCCTCCCATGGTGGTCCACATGATCGCCATCGGACAGGAGTCCGGCGCTCTGGACCCCATGCTCCTGAAGGTGGCAGACTTCTACGAGGACGAGGTGGACAACATGGTGGCCTCCCTGACCTCGGCTCTGGAGCCTTTGCTGATCATATTCCTGGGCGGAATAGTCGGCTTTATCGTCATATCGGTCTTTATGCCTATCATCAACATCACCCAGACCCTGTCCGGTGACGGCGCTGCCGAATAG
- a CDS encoding prepilin-type N-terminal cleavage/methylation domain-containing protein, with amino-acid sequence MKSMIINRAPVSRQGFTLMELLVVLALSIILMALLLVPIYKTLENNRLTGASVNAQKSARDAMDKVRKDISEAIYVYDSGETPMLLPVNHLVDSDGNFVDKPVVLDNAVINLIMPKTEFYCSNPDHDPSASRSFPRGDRYADDGLEMAINECPSCHTSQFVKVVPKTPIEKGNLVVRYFLGLKYNKDEDANRSIMTAGDLLADPLDWTVADNEGWRPESNWNEAEGMDNSLILYRVEFDPYDDSLFPEEYSLPEDREAAPEQWDKVMARRISDANVFYHPDVADVWAERADTVGLAEAMDLGAADKDRDYVDGHPFRVKATVAFVPAAIAGEAPRADTGNEAVFDGQGFAPASYSTKYALLGKTLRVEVTRSDANMQPVKKWLLEVAPNGSNGILKEYASPSDPTSALSSVFDVNDYMYGASRSVSLTDMQGEDMPMAFTFNAENGKIEFGLVPKPNPELQDNLDQTRLFYYPDIDVYGYKFLEYPNASVVPGSEQVSYYNAYYRNNTGDIVENGYVTYNDLEAHGVDSVFYQRAPYSLGQLTYNQYKMDYEKGIVYWKPLLAHNANVFPELYIDIPTVNYRIQFNKPSDKVTISYSTNEVIDVVMDMRMHYSNSFPPKSSSVNEKVVVGNALR; translated from the coding sequence ATGAAAAGCATGATCATTAACAGAGCGCCAGTGAGCCGGCAAGGCTTCACTCTCATGGAGCTTTTGGTAGTATTGGCTCTTTCTATCATTCTTATGGCGCTGCTCCTGGTACCTATCTACAAGACTCTGGAAAACAACCGTCTTACCGGAGCCAGTGTGAACGCCCAGAAGTCTGCCCGGGATGCCATGGACAAGGTGAGAAAGGATATCTCAGAGGCTATATACGTCTATGACTCCGGCGAGACTCCCATGCTGCTGCCCGTCAACCATTTGGTGGACTCCGACGGCAACTTTGTCGACAAGCCTGTGGTCCTGGACAATGCCGTGATCAATCTGATCATGCCCAAGACCGAGTTCTACTGCTCCAATCCGGATCACGATCCCTCTGCCAGCAGGAGCTTTCCAAGAGGCGACAGATACGCCGACGACGGGCTGGAAATGGCTATCAACGAATGTCCTTCCTGCCACACCAGCCAGTTCGTAAAGGTAGTCCCCAAGACTCCCATCGAAAAGGGCAATCTGGTGGTCAGATACTTCCTGGGCCTCAAATACAACAAGGACGAGGATGCCAATAGGAGCATCATGACTGCCGGCGACCTGCTGGCCGATCCTCTGGACTGGACAGTGGCCGACAACGAGGGCTGGAGACCCGAGTCCAACTGGAACGAGGCAGAGGGCATGGACAACAGCCTGATCCTCTACCGGGTGGAATTCGATCCCTATGACGACAGCCTGTTCCCCGAGGAATACTCTCTGCCCGAGGACAGAGAAGCCGCTCCCGAGCAGTGGGACAAGGTGATGGCCAGGAGGATCTCCGACGCCAACGTGTTCTATCATCCCGACGTGGCCGACGTATGGGCCGAGCGGGCCGACACCGTGGGCCTGGCGGAGGCCATGGACCTGGGCGCCGCCGACAAGGACAGAGATTACGTGGACGGCCACCCCTTCAGAGTCAAGGCTACCGTGGCCTTTGTGCCCGCAGCCATAGCCGGCGAGGCTCCCAGAGCCGACACCGGCAACGAGGCTGTCTTTGACGGACAGGGCTTTGCCCCTGCCTCCTACAGCACCAAATACGCCCTGCTGGGCAAGACCCTGAGGGTGGAGGTGACCCGCTCCGACGCCAACATGCAGCCCGTGAAGAAGTGGCTCCTGGAGGTGGCTCCCAACGGCTCCAACGGCATCCTCAAGGAGTATGCCTCGCCGTCGGATCCCACCAGCGCTCTCAGCAGCGTGTTCGACGTGAACGACTATATGTACGGCGCTTCCCGCAGCGTGTCCCTGACGGATATGCAGGGCGAGGATATGCCCATGGCCTTCACCTTCAACGCCGAGAACGGCAAGATAGAGTTCGGCCTGGTTCCCAAGCCCAATCCGGAGCTGCAGGACAACCTGGATCAGACCCGGCTGTTCTACTATCCCGACATAGACGTTTACGGCTACAAGTTTCTGGAATATCCCAACGCTTCCGTGGTTCCCGGCAGCGAACAGGTGAGCTATTACAACGCCTATTACCGCAACAACACCGGCGACATAGTGGAGAACGGCTACGTGACCTACAACGATCTGGAAGCCCACGGGGTGGACAGCGTGTTTTATCAGCGGGCGCCTTATTCCCTGGGTCAGCTGACCTACAACCAGTACAAGATGGATTATGAAAAGGGTATAGTTTACTGGAAGCCCTTGCTCGCCCATAACGCCAACGTGTTTCCCGAGCTCTATATTGACATACCCACGGTCAATTACAGGATCCAGTTCAACAAGCCTTCCGACAAGGTTACTATTTCCTACAGCACCAACGAGGTTATCGACGTGGTCATGGATATGAGGATGCACTACAGCAACAGCTTCCCGCCCAAGTCCTCTTCGGTAAACGAAAAGGTCGTGGTAGGCAATGCGTTAAGATAG
- a CDS encoding type IV pilus twitching motility protein PilT, with protein MADKPTTFAPQDVKSLNDVHLDDLLNEMASLGSSDLHLAVGLPPMIRKDGGLRKLNYEVFKPMILQRVIYDILNDEQIQKFEESWELDMSYYVQNLARFRVNIYKDRGNLAGAFRIIPMKTPTIEEMGLPKVLGDLCEKPRGLILVTGPTGSGKSTTLAAMVHKINLEQEQHIITIEDPVEFVHNHIKSIVNQREVGTDTKAFANALRAAMREDPDVILVGEMRDLDTMQNAIRAAETGHLVFATLHTNSASSTVDRIVDSFPAEQQEQIRLMLSNSLQAILCQQLLPRASGKGRIAAMEILLGTPAVRNLIRESKSHQLTSTIQTSGGIGMQTMDQHLKELYQSGMVTYDDAVGKAMSPEEFKAMVSSGQVKK; from the coding sequence ATGGCAGACAAACCTACTACCTTCGCTCCTCAGGACGTCAAGTCCCTGAACGACGTCCATCTGGACGATCTGCTGAACGAAATGGCCAGCCTGGGCTCCTCCGACCTTCACCTGGCGGTGGGGCTCCCGCCCATGATCCGCAAGGACGGCGGTCTCAGGAAGCTGAACTATGAAGTCTTCAAGCCCATGATCCTCCAGAGGGTCATATACGACATCCTGAACGACGAGCAGATACAGAAGTTCGAAGAGTCCTGGGAGCTGGATATGTCTTACTACGTCCAGAACCTGGCCCGTTTCAGGGTGAACATATATAAGGACAGAGGCAATCTGGCCGGCGCCTTCCGTATCATCCCCATGAAGACCCCTACCATCGAGGAGATGGGTCTTCCCAAGGTGCTGGGGGATCTGTGCGAAAAGCCCAGAGGCCTCATACTGGTGACCGGTCCTACCGGCTCCGGCAAGTCCACCACCCTGGCTGCCATGGTCCACAAGATCAATCTGGAGCAGGAGCAGCATATCATCACCATCGAGGACCCTGTGGAATTTGTCCACAATCACATCAAGAGCATCGTCAATCAGAGAGAAGTGGGCACGGACACCAAGGCCTTTGCCAACGCTCTGAGAGCCGCCATGCGTGAAGACCCGGACGTCATCCTGGTGGGTGAAATGAGAGACCTGGATACCATGCAGAATGCTATCCGGGCCGCCGAGACAGGCCACCTGGTCTTTGCCACCCTCCACACCAATTCCGCGTCTTCCACCGTGGACAGGATCGTGGACTCCTTCCCTGCGGAGCAGCAGGAGCAGATCAGGCTCATGCTGTCCAACTCCCTGCAGGCTATCCTGTGCCAGCAGCTGCTGCCCAGAGCCTCCGGCAAGGGCCGTATAGCCGCCATGGAGATCCTGCTGGGGACTCCCGCCGTGCGCAACCTTATCCGTGAATCCAAGAGCCATCAGCTGACCAGTACCATCCAGACCAGCGGCGGTATCGGCATGCAGACCATGGACCAGCACCTGAAGGAGCTGTATCAGTCCGGAATGGTCACCTATGACGACGCCGTGGGCAAGGCCATGAGCCCAGAAGAGTTCAAGGCCATGGTATCGTCGGGTCAAGTGAAAAAATAA
- a CDS encoding prepilin peptidase: MNIQLLTIGIVFAFLFGITIGSFLNVCIYRLPLGMSVNFPPSHCPKCKHRLGAADLFPLFSFLLLGRKCRYCGAPISWTYFSRELLTGLIFVCIFLRFGYSIDTVCYCLFAAGLIVAFFTDLETYIIPDSVNIALCIFGVARDIARIAEASGYAVGGGSALTLYSIPFTDVSFRMMPSVMGIVLCGGAFWLLTVIGYHAFRPRDPKKREGYEGAMGMGDVFLAAGIGAVLGARKGFISFLAAIFLGTFIGLIVIAVRRRKGDLQGEGTMIPFGPFMAAGAMIVLFFADKLTLLWKLWLGLFA, from the coding sequence GTGAACATTCAGCTATTGACCATAGGCATAGTATTTGCCTTTCTCTTCGGGATCACCATAGGCAGCTTTCTCAACGTGTGCATATACAGGCTGCCTCTCGGTATGTCCGTCAATTTTCCCCCTTCCCATTGTCCCAAATGCAAGCACAGGCTGGGGGCGGCGGACCTGTTTCCTCTCTTCAGCTTCCTGCTTTTGGGCCGCAAATGCAGATATTGCGGCGCCCCCATCAGCTGGACCTACTTTTCCCGGGAGCTGCTCACCGGGCTCATATTCGTGTGCATCTTCCTCCGGTTCGGCTACAGCATAGACACTGTGTGCTACTGCCTCTTTGCCGCGGGGCTCATAGTGGCCTTCTTCACCGACCTGGAGACCTACATCATACCCGACTCGGTGAACATAGCCCTCTGCATCTTCGGCGTGGCCCGGGATATAGCCCGGATAGCCGAGGCCTCCGGCTACGCAGTGGGCGGCGGCTCCGCCCTGACCCTCTACAGCATCCCCTTTACGGACGTGAGCTTTCGCATGATGCCCTCGGTCATGGGCATAGTGCTGTGCGGCGGCGCCTTCTGGCTGCTGACGGTGATAGGCTACCACGCCTTCAGGCCCAGAGATCCCAAAAAGAGAGAGGGCTACGAAGGCGCCATGGGCATGGGCGACGTGTTTCTGGCAGCCGGCATAGGCGCGGTGCTGGGGGCCCGGAAGGGCTTTATCAGCTTTCTCGCGGCCATATTTCTGGGCACCTTCATCGGCCTTATAGTGATAGCCGTCCGCAGGAGAAAGGGCGACCTGCAGGGAGAGGGCACCATGATCCCCTTCGGGCCCTTTATGGCCGCCGGAGCCATGATAGTACTCTTCTTTGCAGACAAGCTGACCCTCCTCTGGAAACTGTGGCTGGGCCTGTTTGCATGA